The DNA window GTCTGAAACAGGAAGCTCTGGCCGTAACGGTGGGCGGCTGTAATATTTATGAGGCCACCAACATGTCCATCGTGAAGTACCGCGAGTTCCTGGACGAGCTTCAGCTTACCACGATGCAGGAGACGATCGGCGCCCCGATTCTTAAGGAAATTAAGGCCAGAGTGTCCTTCCTGATCAACGTAGGTCTTGATTATCTGTCACTGGCCCGCGCCACGGGAACACTTTCGGGAGGTGAGGCCCAGCGTATCCGTCTGGCTACCCAGATTGGTTCCGGCCTGGTCGGTGTGGCCTATATTCTGGATGAGCCGAGCATCGGCCTCCATCAGAGGGATAATGACAAACTTCTGCAGACGCTTCTCCATCTGCGCGATCTGGGCAACTCTGTGCTCGTCGTGGAACATGACGAAGATACGATGCGGGCGGCCGACTGTATCGTCGATATCGGGCCGGGTGCCGGAGAGCATGGCGGTAACGTGGTTGCCGTCGGCACGGCGGATGAAATTATGGCATGTAAGGAGTCCATCACCGGAGCCTATTTGAGCGGCCGGGAGAAGATTCCGGTTCCCGGTGAGCGCAGGAAGCCGACCGGCTGGCTGACCGTAAAAGGAGCCGCCGAGAATAACCTGAAGAATATCGACGTATCCTTCCCGTTAGGGGTAATGACCTGCGTGACGGGTGTTTCGGGATCCGGAAAGAGCTCTCTGGTGAATGAGATTTTATATAAAGCTCTGGCCAAGAAGCTGAACCGCGCCCGCACAATTCCGGGAAAACATAAGAAGATAGAAGGCGTGGAGCAGCTCGATAAGATTATTGCGATCGACCAGTCCCCAATCGGACGGACTCCGCGTTCCAACCCTGCCACCTATACGGGGGCGTTTGACTTAATCAGGGATTTGTTTGCATCGACATCCGATTCCAAGGCCAAGGGATATAATAAGGGGCGTTTCAGCTTTAATAAGAAGGGCGGACGCTGTGAGGCATGTACCGGAGACGGAATTATCAAGATTGAGATGCATTTCCTGCCCGATGTTTACGTTCCGTGTGAGGTCTGCGGAGGCAAGAGATATAACAGGGAGACTCTGGATGTCAAGTATAAGGGAAAGAGCATTTACGACGTCCTCAATATGACGGTGGAGGAGGCGCTCAAATTCTTTGAGAATGTTCCGTCCATTTACCGTAAGATAGAGACTCTCTACGATGTGGGACTTTCCTACATCCGTCTGGGACAGCCGTCCACCGAGTTATCCGGCGGTGAGGCCCAGCGTATCAAGCTGGCTACGGAGCTGAGCAAGAGAGGGACCGGAAAGACGATTTACATTCTGGATGAGCCGACGACCGGCCTCCATTTTGCCGATGTCCACAAGCTGATCGAGATTCTGCGCAGACTGTCGGACGGCGGCAATACGGTTGTTGTTATTGAACATAACCTGGATGTGATTAAGACGGCCGACTACCTGATTGATATCGGACCGGAAGGCGGAGACAAGGGCGGTACGGTGATTGCCCAGGGAACGCCGGAAGAAGTGGCGAAGAGCCCTGTTTCCTACACCGGAGAGTATGTAAAGAAATATCTGGAACTGTAATGAATGGGCCGTTTCTGTGCATCGCGTAGCGGTAACCAGGAAGGTACTGAATCGTTACAAGTGATGAAATAATCTGTGAGAGAAGAAACGTGTGATAGAAGAGGGAAGAATGCCGACAGAGTGATTTTGTCCGGGCATTCTTCCCTTTCTGACTTATGTTTAAACTTGATTTTAGCCCCAGGAGATTTAACCGGGCAAATGAACCTATTCAGACTGGAATTTATGAACAGCGGAGGGCAACACCTCTTTGGGGATTGGCTGATAACGTTCGCCGTTTAACTGTTCTCCCCATTCTCTTCGTGCCTCTTTGACTGTATCGGGGGTGAGATACAGGTCGATTGCCCCTCCGGCCATGACTTTCCCGGCATAAATCAGACCTTTGTGCGCGATGGAGCTTTTTCCCTGTGCGGTGCGCTGCCAGGAATGGGCGGGGGTGCCGCAGCACATCGTGGCGGCCTGGATCTGTCCGGTTGGACAGATAAAACTTACATCCCCGACATCCGTGGAGGATGGGAGTGTCATCGTGACGGGCAGATCCGGTACGGCAAAAGAGTGGATTGGTTCTCCGATATAGGGTTTAACAAATGCCCGGACGTTTGGACCAAGCTTTTCAGAGATGGCTATGAGGCTGTCTTTTACGGGGAGCGTGGATTGGATGGCTGCCGCATAAGCCAATTCTTCCTCCGTATAGCGGTTGGCCGGAACTTCCTGCAGGTTGGCGGCAAGGACGCTTGACAGGGTTCTGTTCGGTACAATGTTGGCGCATGCCTTTACAAATTGGATATCCACACTGGTTCCGGTCATCAGGGCGGCGCCCTTTGCCACATCGTCCACGCGCGCTGCAATCTCCTTTACCTGGCTGATTTTTGGGGCGCGTATCAGGTAGACGGCCTCGGCCTCGGACTGAACGACATTCGGCGAAAAACCCCCTGTATTGGTCACGGCATAGTGTACCCTTGCCTCCGGGATAATGTGTTCCCGGAGGAACTGGACACCCGTGTTAAAGAGGGTTACGGCATCCAGCGCGCTGCGGCCCAGATGCGGGGAGGCTGCGGCGTGGGAACTGGTCCCGTGGAAACGGTAGAGCACCTCCTGGTTTGCCAGGCAGCTGACGGCAGTTGCGGCATTGACATCGCCAGGATGCCAGGACAGGGCGATGTCCAGTTCATCGAAGATTCCGTCACGCGCCATAAATGCCTTTCCGGCTCCGCCTTCTTCACCGGGGCAGCCGTAGTAAATTACGGTGCCGGGAGTGTTTGTCTCCGTAAGAAAGTGTTTTACCGCAATGGCGGCGGCCAGGGAACCGGCCCCGAGAAGGTTATGGCCGCAGCCGTGGCCGTTTCCTCCCGGTGCTATCGCCTCATGGTGAAAAATATCGGCTTTCTGGCTCATTCCCGAGAGGGCGTCGTATTCCCCAAGAATTCCGATTACCGGAGCGCCGCTTCCAAAGCGGCCCGAGAAAGCAGTTTCCATGCCCGCCAGTCCGCGTTGTACTTCAAAACCTTCCTTCTCCAGTGCCTGACATAAAATACCGGCTGCAAAATGTTCTTCAAAGGATGTTTCCGGATGCTCCCAGATTGCATCGGAAATGCTGCAAATCCATTCTTTTTTTTGGTCGATAGCCGACCAAGCGTTTTCTTTTACCGTCATATTGACCTCCTGATTCTATCTTAATGTTGCTTATGTCTGCCCGTCATTCCCGGTTCCTCATACCGCCGCATTTGCATTTTTACATACAATCCCCGTCTGCCCTTCCGGCGCATCCTGCATTTTTTCGGAGCGCTTATACAGACCGCGGAACAGAAGCAGCAGTATGACGGAAACGATCAGAACAGCCGTTACGGTGAGGAAAATCTGCATGCGCGTCCCGTTCTTCAATGAATAGTAAATGATGAGTGTCAGCGGCAGGGAAATCAGGTTAAACAGGGACATTCCCAGGCTGACGTCGTTGAGTGCCGTTGTCTCATACTCGGGATCACAGATTTTAAGCAGCATCATGCCGTTAATGAGCACACCCGTTTCCAGGCCCCACATCATTATGGAATGCTCAAAGGGGTGGCGGGTTGGAAAGAGCCATTTGAAAATGATAAAGGTTGAGACAAAGGTGACGGCGAGCCCGGCAATTACCATTGCGAACAGAGGTCCGGCATAGTCGGAGAGCGTTTTAACAGGAATGCTGGCAATGGCGGCGGCAATGGCAAAATCGCTCATGGAACCGATGATGCGCGCCTTTACTTTTGTGTCAATCAACCAGCCAAGACCCAGCTTCGAGATGGCCCAGTCCACCGGATACATGCCGGCCATGCAGAAAAACCATACGGGAAGATTGTCACCCGGATCGACAATTCCCTGGACGATAAAGCCGATGCCGCAGGCCAGGAGCAGGACCGCCAGATGGATGGTGATGGTGTCGATGGAGGAACTCATCATCGTTTCGCGGCCGATGGATTCCTGGCGGCCGATATCGGACTCATATCCCCGGGACATGGCTTCCGGGATTTCAGACGGCTTTTTTAGAATCGCCGTATATCCTTTTCGCGAAGCTACATTGATTGTGATAATGCCGATGATCATTCCGGCGATCAGGCCGATGGTGGCGGTTGTGGTGGTAACGCCCTGGGCCGTTTCCCAGTAGTCAAATCCGTATCCCTGCAGCAGACTGCCTACCATTCCGGCGGAGCCATGGCCTCCGGCAAAACCGCGGGCCAGTTCATAGCCGAAGGTCTTATAAAGCCCGGAGTCCGGTCTGACGGCGGAGTAGATTACATTGGTGCCGAGGCCGACCACTTCCTGCAGGGAGGTTACAACCTTGATCACGGCGCCGGTGGCAAAAAAAGCGGCCAGAGCAATCATGCCTTTTTTAACCGGTTTTGCTTTTGATTTATTTCCGGTTTGCTGTACGGTGGAGCCGGCAGCAGAGGACGATTTTGCCTTCCTGTTTTTGGAAGAAAACATCCCCAGCGGAGTTGCCGCGAAAATGGGAATGACGAGAATGCTGGGAAGTGCGGTCCAGGCGTCCAGCCATTCTTCACTGACCGGGAGCAGGGAAAAGTTTCCCAGTATCCTGGGGCCGAGCAGCAATCCGATGAAACCTCCGATTACCGACGCCGGAAGAAATAATTTCCGGAACAGAGGGATTCTGGCCCTCAGCCAGGCGCCTGCCAGCAGAAGCGCCGACAGGAGGCAGATACTTTTGAGAAGTTCAAGCATACTTTGATAAGTCACTTTACTTCCTCCTTTCGTTTCCTGTTGATTTATGTTAAAATCACTATAACATTTGGGGAAAAGTTTGGGAAATACGACTATCTGATACCCCCATAGGGGAAATGAATTGCAGGACTGTCCGGAAAATGCAGTCCGCATTTCACGGGTTTGGGAGGAAGTTTATGAATACGCAGCAGCTTAAAATTATTCTCACGGTGGCGGAGACCGCCTCCATTTCCAGGGCGGCCAGGGAACTGTTCCTGTCACAGCCCACGGTGAGCAATTCAATTATGGCCGTGGAAAACGAGGTGGGGTTTCAGATATTCGAACGGACAAACAGGGGGATTTCGGTGACGGACAGGGGCAGGCAGATGCTGCGCCATGCGTCGGTGGTGGCGGAGCAGATGGAGGCCATCGGAAGAATTTCAGAGGAAGAGATCGTCAGACGTTTCCGCCTTATTGCGCCAAGCAGCCTGAGAATCGAGAGGGCGTTTGCACGCTTCTGCCGGAAATACTGCCGGTCGGAGAAATTACAGTTTTCCATGTATGCCGAGGGAATCGGCGAGGCGGTTGATTCCCTGTACCAGGGGAAGGCAGATATGGCCATTGCCTTTTGCCCCATCGGCACCGTGGAGACGCTGTCGGGGCAGATGCGCCAAAAGGATGTACTCTACACCTATCTTGGCAGACAGCCGTTTGTGATAACGGCGGCAAAGGATCACCCGATGAATCAGGAGGAACTGACGCCGGAGACACTTTCAAAATACGCGTGCATCAGATACAGAAATTCCATCAGGGTCGAAAGTTTTATCCCGGAGACCATGCGCGTCGCGATAGGAACCGATCGCGTAATCCGTGTGGAATCCAGGGAACTCAGGATGAAACTGGCTTCCCAGGGCGTAGGTTTTCTGGCCGGGACGCCCATCGATCCGGCGGAGCTTGAAGCGTACGGCCTGGTCAGCCGCCCTGCCTATGGACTGAGCGGTGAAATGGGGTACATGGTGCCGAAAGCCAGGCAGAAGGAGCCGCTGGTAAAGGAATTTCTCCAACTACTCCTGGAGGAACTCCGGACGATTGACGGGTTCCAGGAAAATGCGGAGCTGAAGGTTTAAGTTACCGGGAGGGGAGACGGATGAACAGTGAGTTGGAACGGGAACTGGAAGAAATGCTGCGGCAAAAAGGAGCCGCACTTGTCGGTTTTGCCGATATGACGGAGGCAACGTCCGGAGAGTGGACGTCCGGCGTTTCCATTGCAGTGACGATACCAAAGGAGATTGTACGGTCGATAGGCGACGGGCCGAATGAGAAGTATTTGAAAACATATTATGAATTGAATGCGAAGCTGGATGAGCTGGCGGTTGCCTGTAAGGAGTATCTGCAGGAAAAAGGATATCAGGCGCTGGCCCAGACCGTGGATTCCGTCAAGGAATTTGGGAATTACCGCACCTGGCTGCCGCATAAGACGGTTGCCACCTGTGCCGGAATCGGATGGATCGGGAAAAATGCACTGCTGGTGACAAAGGAGTACGGTTCTGCGGTCAGGATTACGTCGGTCGTCACGGATGCTCCCCTCAAAACGGGAAAAGCAATCAGGGAGTCGCAGTGCGCAGGCTGCATGGTGTGCACAAATGCCTGTCCTGCGGGCGCTGTCAGCGGAAAACTGTGGAACAGCGGGCTGGACCGCGATGAATTTGTGGATATCGAGGCATGCAGGAGTAAAGGGCGTGGGATGGTGAAGGAAAGACTGGGAAAGGAACTGACCTTATGCGGCATCTGTATTGCCGCCTG is part of the [Clostridium] symbiosum genome and encodes:
- a CDS encoding LysR family transcriptional regulator, which gives rise to MNTQQLKIILTVAETASISRAARELFLSQPTVSNSIMAVENEVGFQIFERTNRGISVTDRGRQMLRHASVVAEQMEAIGRISEEEIVRRFRLIAPSSLRIERAFARFCRKYCRSEKLQFSMYAEGIGEAVDSLYQGKADMAIAFCPIGTVETLSGQMRQKDVLYTYLGRQPFVITAAKDHPMNQEELTPETLSKYACIRYRNSIRVESFIPETMRVAIGTDRVIRVESRELRMKLASQGVGFLAGTPIDPAELEAYGLVSRPAYGLSGEMGYMVPKARQKEPLVKEFLQLLLEELRTIDGFQENAELKV
- a CDS encoding amidohydrolase, whose product is MTVKENAWSAIDQKKEWICSISDAIWEHPETSFEEHFAAGILCQALEKEGFEVQRGLAGMETAFSGRFGSGAPVIGILGEYDALSGMSQKADIFHHEAIAPGGNGHGCGHNLLGAGSLAAAIAVKHFLTETNTPGTVIYYGCPGEEGGAGKAFMARDGIFDELDIALSWHPGDVNAATAVSCLANQEVLYRFHGTSSHAAASPHLGRSALDAVTLFNTGVQFLREHIIPEARVHYAVTNTGGFSPNVVQSEAEAVYLIRAPKISQVKEIAARVDDVAKGAALMTGTSVDIQFVKACANIVPNRTLSSVLAANLQEVPANRYTEEELAYAAAIQSTLPVKDSLIAISEKLGPNVRAFVKPYIGEPIHSFAVPDLPVTMTLPSSTDVGDVSFICPTGQIQAATMCCGTPAHSWQRTAQGKSSIAHKGLIYAGKVMAGGAIDLYLTPDTVKEARREWGEQLNGERYQPIPKEVLPSAVHKFQSE
- a CDS encoding 4Fe-4S double cluster binding domain-containing protein — translated: MNSELERELEEMLRQKGAALVGFADMTEATSGEWTSGVSIAVTIPKEIVRSIGDGPNEKYLKTYYELNAKLDELAVACKEYLQEKGYQALAQTVDSVKEFGNYRTWLPHKTVATCAGIGWIGKNALLVTKEYGSAVRITSVVTDAPLKTGKAIRESQCAGCMVCTNACPAGAVSGKLWNSGLDRDEFVDIEACRSKGRGMVKERLGKELTLCGICIAACPYTKRYLGRNI
- the uvrA gene encoding excinuclease ABC subunit UvrA, producing the protein MAKQYIKIRGANEHNLKNVSLDIPRNELVVLTGLSGSGKSSLAFDTIYAEGQRRYMESLSSYARQFLGQMEKPDVESIEGLSPAISIDQKSTNRNPRSTVGTVTEIYDYMRLLYARIGIPHCPKCGREIKKQTVDQMVDQILALPEKTRIQLLAPVVRGRKGRHEKVLEQAKKSGYVRVRIDGNLYELTESIALEKNIKHNIEIVVDRLVVKEGIEKRLSDSIDTVMGLTGGLMMVDVFGQEPIMFSQSFSCPDCGISVDEVEPRSFSFNNPFGACPDCYGLGYKMEFDEDLMIPDKSLSIKQGAIVAMGWQSCCDKGSFTGAILEALAEEYHFSLDTPFEEYPKEVHDILLKGTNGKIVKVRYRGQRGEGIYDIAFEGLIQNMNKKYRETFSDSMKAEYETFMRITPCPTCRGQRLKQEALAVTVGGCNIYEATNMSIVKYREFLDELQLTTMQETIGAPILKEIKARVSFLINVGLDYLSLARATGTLSGGEAQRIRLATQIGSGLVGVAYILDEPSIGLHQRDNDKLLQTLLHLRDLGNSVLVVEHDEDTMRAADCIVDIGPGAGEHGGNVVAVGTADEIMACKESITGAYLSGREKIPVPGERRKPTGWLTVKGAAENNLKNIDVSFPLGVMTCVTGVSGSGKSSLVNEILYKALAKKLNRARTIPGKHKKIEGVEQLDKIIAIDQSPIGRTPRSNPATYTGAFDLIRDLFASTSDSKAKGYNKGRFSFNKKGGRCEACTGDGIIKIEMHFLPDVYVPCEVCGGKRYNRETLDVKYKGKSIYDVLNMTVEEALKFFENVPSIYRKIETLYDVGLSYIRLGQPSTELSGGEAQRIKLATELSKRGTGKTIYILDEPTTGLHFADVHKLIEILRRLSDGGNTVVVIEHNLDVIKTADYLIDIGPEGGDKGGTVIAQGTPEEVAKSPVSYTGEYVKKYLEL
- a CDS encoding sodium/glutamate symporter, whose product is MTYQSMLELLKSICLLSALLLAGAWLRARIPLFRKLFLPASVIGGFIGLLLGPRILGNFSLLPVSEEWLDAWTALPSILVIPIFAATPLGMFSSKNRKAKSSSAAGSTVQQTGNKSKAKPVKKGMIALAAFFATGAVIKVVTSLQEVVGLGTNVIYSAVRPDSGLYKTFGYELARGFAGGHGSAGMVGSLLQGYGFDYWETAQGVTTTTATIGLIAGMIIGIITINVASRKGYTAILKKPSEIPEAMSRGYESDIGRQESIGRETMMSSSIDTITIHLAVLLLACGIGFIVQGIVDPGDNLPVWFFCMAGMYPVDWAISKLGLGWLIDTKVKARIIGSMSDFAIAAAIASIPVKTLSDYAGPLFAMVIAGLAVTFVSTFIIFKWLFPTRHPFEHSIMMWGLETGVLINGMMLLKICDPEYETTALNDVSLGMSLFNLISLPLTLIIYYSLKNGTRMQIFLTVTAVLIVSVILLLLFRGLYKRSEKMQDAPEGQTGIVCKNANAAV